AGCGAGAATGTTACGCATCAGTGCTGCATAGTGAAAGTCTTAATGTGGTAAATGTCACCACAATGGACGGTTCGCCTTGAATGCAGAGTGTGTGTTTTTTTGGTTTGTGGAGGAAGGGTTTTATAAAAAAAGGCGGCGCCCAATGGGCGCCGCCTTTAATAGAGCATTCGCGATGTTAAATACCGATTAAACGATTTTCTTCATTGCAGTCATGTAGCCGCGCAATCTGCGACCAACCACTTCAACAGGGTGGTTGCGGATTGCGGCATTAACGGTAATCAGCTCTTGGTTGTCTACGCCCAAGTCTTTTGTGTTTAAGCCTTTGCCGATAATGTCGGTAGAGACTTTGCTCATGAAATCGGTGAGCAGTGGACGACAGGCGTGATCGAACAGGTAGCAGCCGTACTCTGCAGTGTCTGAAATAACAACGTTCATTTCATACAGTTTACGACGTGCAATAGTGTTGGCGATCAGCGGTGTTTCATGGAGTGACTCGTAGTAGGCAGACTCTGGCTCCATGCCGGCTGCAACCATGCATTCAAACGCCAGTTCTACGCCGGCTTTACACATGGCCACTAGCAAAATGCCGTGGTCGTAGTATTCCTGCTCACTAATTTCAACATCGCCTGCTGGGGTCTTTTCAAATGCAGTCTCGGCAGTTGCTGCGCGCCAGCCGTGAAGGTTTTTGTCGTCATTAGCCCAGTCTTCCATCATGGTCTTGGAGAAGTGGCCACTGATGATGTCGTCCTGATGCTTTTCATATAAAGAGCGCATGATGTCTTTTAGCTCTTCTGCCAAGTCAAACGCTTTGATTTTGGCAGGGTTGCTCAGGCGGTCCATCATATTGGTAATGCCGCCATACTTTAGGCCTTCAGTGACAGTTTCCCAGCCGTATTGAATCAGCTTCGAAGCGTAGCCAGCTTCAATGCCTTGCTCAACCATTTTGTCGAAGCACAGGATGGCGCCAGTTTGCAGCATGCCGCAAAGGATGGTTTGTTCACCCATCAGGTCAGACTTAACTTCAGCGATTGGTGAAGATTCCAGAACACCAGCGCGGTCGCCGCCAGTTCCAGACGCCAGCGCCTTGGCAATAGCCATGCCCTCGCCTTTGAGATCGTTTTCGCGATGAACGGCGATCAAGGTAGGTACCCCAAAGCCACGTTTGTATTCTTCGCGTACTTCAGTGCCCGGGCACTTCGGGCACATCATCACAACAGTGATGTCTTTACGAATTTGCATGCCTTCTTCAACAAGGTTGAAGCCGTGAGCGTAATCTAGGCAGGCGCCTTCCTTCATTAAAGGCATAACCGCGTTAACAACAGGGGTGTGCTGCTTGTCTGGGGTTAGGTTCATAACCACGTCAGCGGTGGGGATAAGTTCTTCGTAAGTACCAACCGCAAAACCGTTCTCTGTCGCGTTTTTCCAGCTCTGGCGTTTGTCGGCAATCGCCTCTGCGCGCAGTGTGTAGGAAACGTCCAAACCAGAGTCACGCAGGTTCAAGCCCTGGTTGAGGCCCTGGGAGCCACAGCCGATAATGACAATCTTTTTGCCTTTCAAGTATTCGCAGCCGTCAGCAAATTCGCTGCGATCCATAAAGCGGCATTTGCCGAGTTCTTGCAGCTGAAGACGCAGCGGCAAGCTATTGAAGTAATTCTGACCCATGGGGGCTCTCCTGAAAGACTAATAAAAAAACGGGTTTGCGGGAGGGTGATATTTCACTTTTCCACAATGGCGGCCACTTTAGCACTGCTTTTATGTTGCGTAAAATGATATATAGTTGATGTAGTGTTGCGTATTTCGGCGCAATAACGATAACTTGCTTCCGTCCTGACACTGCTTTGAGAGAAGGCGCTGCTATGAATATTAAAGAGCTAGAGACATTTATTCATCTTGCTCAGTCTTTGCATTTTGGTCGTACCGGCGATGCGATGCATTTAAGCGCTTCAGCCGTCAGCCGATCTATTATGCGTTTGGAGGATCAGGCGGGGGTGGCCTTATTCGAACGCGACAACCGGCGGGTGCAGCTAACTGCTGCTGGGCGCGAGTTTTTGCGTTATGCAGAGCAAGCTGTCGTTAACTGGCAGTCGGTATTGCAGCGTTTGCATATTCAGGGTGAGGCGCTGCAAGGGGAATTGGGGGTGTATTGCTCGGTCACCGCCTCTTATAGCGTGCTTAGTAATATTCTTGAGGTGTTTAGGCAGCGATACCCTGCGATAGAATTGAAATTGCATACAGGTGACCAGGCTGATGCCATAGAGCGTATTGTTGAGGGCGGAGAAGATGTTGGTATTACCGCAAAGCCCAAGCAGCTGTCATCGCGGCTGCAGTATCAGGAGTTAACGCGCTCTCCGCTGCGCTTGCTGGTACCGAATATTCCCTGCGCGGTAAATGAGCAAATTGCGGCTGGAGATGAAATTTTAACGCCGGCAGTGCTGTCGACTTTGCCCTTTATTTTACCTGAGCGGGGTGTGGCCAGAACCTTAATAGAGCAGTGGTTTCGTCAGCAGCAAATTAGACCGAGTGTCTATGCTCAAGTGAGCGGCCATGAAGCCATTGTTAGTACTGTTGCGCTTGGTCTTGGCATTGGCGTGGTGCCGGAATTGGTGTTGGCAACTAGTTTTTTACGCGAACGGGTGCGGGTGATTCCGGTGGAGCCGGCTTTGCCCAGTATGGAGGTGGGTATGGTAGTGTTACAGCAACGATTATCAAATCCCTTGGTCAAAGCGTTTTGGGATTGCGCCAAGTCATCGTACAGCTCCCAAAATTAATTTATGATGTCGTCACTTTGCAACGTATTAACAGGTTGAACACCTTATGACAGAACAACCGGACAGCGAGAAATCGAAATTAAGCTTTGAGAAAGAAGCCTTATTGCTGATCGATGACCATGAAGAAGAAGTGTCTGTTGATGGCAAGACCGTGCGCAAGCGCGGGATATACCTTTTGCCGAACCTGTTTACCACTGCAGCCCTGTTCTCTGGCTTCTTTGCGATTATCTCCGGTATGCATGGCAATTTCGAGAATGCAGCCATCGCCATCTTCGCAGCTATGATTTTTGATGGTTTAGACGGTCGTGTCGCTAGGCTGATGAACGCGCAGAGTAAATTTGGTGCCGAATACGATAGCTTGGCCGATATGGTCTCGTTTGGCGTGGCGCCGGCGCTGGTGGTGTTTAGCTGGGCTTTGGTTGATCTGGGTAAATTTGGCTGGGCGGTCTCCTTTATATACGTCGCCTGCGCTGCGCTGCGTTTGGCGCGCTTTAATACCCAAATAGAAACCGCAGATAAAAACTACTTTACCGGTCTGGCGAGTCCCGCTGCGGCAGCGGTCATGGCGGGTTTGGTGTGGGTTTGCGCTGAAGAGGGTTGGGTGGAGCAGGGCGTTCATTTTGAGTTGGAAGTGTTTGCCGGGCTGTTGATGGCCCTGTGTGGCTTGCTGATGATCCTTAATGTGCCATACAGCAGCTTTAAAGGCATCGATTTCCGCGGTAGGGTGCCCTTTGTGGTGATGATTGCCGTTGTCTTTATCTTTGGCTTGGTATCTGTAGATCCTGCGCGGGTCCTGTTGGCGGCAGCTATGATCTATGCCCTGTCTGGCCCCGTACAGGCAGTATACCGTCGATTTAAATGAGCGGCGTTTTGTAACAATGCTGAGCGTGGTTCATCTAAATAGAAGTTGAACATACTTTTATGGGAACCACCTTATGCTTATTCGTTCACCCTCAGATATCCCCAGCAGTGAAATCACTCCAGAGAGCGTTTACCTCAAGCGCCGTCAGTTTATGCAGGGGCTTGGCGCGGGTGCGGCGGTCTTAGGTTTGGGATTGCCCGCAGCAGGTTTTGCGGCGAGTGATGATCTGCGTAAAGCCCTAGATTTTAGCCCTGCGATTCAAGCAGCGGATAATCCTTTTTATACCGATGAAAAAGCCGCTAGTTTTTCTGACGCTAGTAGTTATAACAACTTCTATGAATTCGGCACCGATAAAACCGATCCGGCTCGCTATGCTCATGCTCTGACCGTCGACCCTTGGTCTGTGGAGGTAGAGGGGCATGTTGCCAAGCCGGGCAAGTATCCCCTTGAAGATATTATGAAGTTAATGACTCTTGAGGAGCGCATCTATCGCTTGCGCTGTGTAGAGGCTTGGTCGATGGTGATTCCGTGGGTGGGTTTTTCGCTGGCCGACTTCATAAAAATGTTTGAACCCACTTTCGATGCTAAATACGTTGAATTCACGACCCTGCGTCGTCCGCGCGAGATGAAGGGCCAGCGGTCTGCCTTCAGTACAATAGACTGGCCTTATACCGAGGGCTTGCGAATGGACGAGGCCATGAACCCCTTGGCATTTATGAGTGTGGGGATGTATGGCAAAACCCTACCTAACCAAAATGGCGCGCCGATTCGTTTGGTTGTGCCTTGGAAGTATGGTTTTAAAAGTATCAAGTCTATTGTCAAAATGCGGTTTACTTCGGTTAAGCCCAAAACCAGTTGGCAGGGTATTGCCCCTAGAGAGTACGGCTTCTATGCCAATGTGAATCCAGAGGTCAGTCATCCCCGCTGGAGCCAAGCTTATGAGCGTCGCCTGCCAAGTAGCTTATTGCGGCCTAACCGGATCAAAACCGAAATGTTTAATGGCTATGGTGAGCAGGTCGCCGGCTTATATAAAGGCATGAATTTGCGTCGCTTCTACTAATGCCTGCGCTGACATCAAAGCAGTGGAGTACTGCTAAGGCCTTAGTTTTTGTCCTTTGCCTGCTTCCCTTAGCTTATATAGTGTATGCGGCCCTTAGCCAAAGCCTAGGTGCCGACCCCGTTAAAGCGCTTATCCAGCTAAGTGGCGAGTGGGGGATTCGCTTCTTTATTCTTACTATGGCAATCAGTCCTCTGCGGGCGTGGCTAGCCTGGGGCTGGGCTCTGCGCT
This window of the Zhongshania sp. R06B22 genome carries:
- the ilvY gene encoding HTH-type transcriptional activator IlvY: MNIKELETFIHLAQSLHFGRTGDAMHLSASAVSRSIMRLEDQAGVALFERDNRRVQLTAAGREFLRYAEQAVVNWQSVLQRLHIQGEALQGELGVYCSVTASYSVLSNILEVFRQRYPAIELKLHTGDQADAIERIVEGGEDVGITAKPKQLSSRLQYQELTRSPLRLLVPNIPCAVNEQIAAGDEILTPAVLSTLPFILPERGVARTLIEQWFRQQQIRPSVYAQVSGHEAIVSTVALGLGIGVVPELVLATSFLRERVRVIPVEPALPSMEVGMVVLQQRLSNPLVKAFWDCAKSSYSSQN
- the msrP gene encoding protein-methionine-sulfoxide reductase catalytic subunit MsrP, with translation MLIRSPSDIPSSEITPESVYLKRRQFMQGLGAGAAVLGLGLPAAGFAASDDLRKALDFSPAIQAADNPFYTDEKAASFSDASSYNNFYEFGTDKTDPARYAHALTVDPWSVEVEGHVAKPGKYPLEDIMKLMTLEERIYRLRCVEAWSMVIPWVGFSLADFIKMFEPTFDAKYVEFTTLRRPREMKGQRSAFSTIDWPYTEGLRMDEAMNPLAFMSVGMYGKTLPNQNGAPIRLVVPWKYGFKSIKSIVKMRFTSVKPKTSWQGIAPREYGFYANVNPEVSHPRWSQAYERRLPSSLLRPNRIKTEMFNGYGEQVAGLYKGMNLRRFY
- the pssA gene encoding CDP-diacylglycerol--serine O-phosphatidyltransferase, which produces MTEQPDSEKSKLSFEKEALLLIDDHEEEVSVDGKTVRKRGIYLLPNLFTTAALFSGFFAIISGMHGNFENAAIAIFAAMIFDGLDGRVARLMNAQSKFGAEYDSLADMVSFGVAPALVVFSWALVDLGKFGWAVSFIYVACAALRLARFNTQIETADKNYFTGLASPAAAAVMAGLVWVCAEEGWVEQGVHFELEVFAGLLMALCGLLMILNVPYSSFKGIDFRGRVPFVVMIAVVFIFGLVSVDPARVLLAAAMIYALSGPVQAVYRRFK
- the ilvC gene encoding ketol-acid reductoisomerase → MGQNYFNSLPLRLQLQELGKCRFMDRSEFADGCEYLKGKKIVIIGCGSQGLNQGLNLRDSGLDVSYTLRAEAIADKRQSWKNATENGFAVGTYEELIPTADVVMNLTPDKQHTPVVNAVMPLMKEGACLDYAHGFNLVEEGMQIRKDITVVMMCPKCPGTEVREEYKRGFGVPTLIAVHRENDLKGEGMAIAKALASGTGGDRAGVLESSPIAEVKSDLMGEQTILCGMLQTGAILCFDKMVEQGIEAGYASKLIQYGWETVTEGLKYGGITNMMDRLSNPAKIKAFDLAEELKDIMRSLYEKHQDDIISGHFSKTMMEDWANDDKNLHGWRAATAETAFEKTPAGDVEISEQEYYDHGILLVAMCKAGVELAFECMVAAGMEPESAYYESLHETPLIANTIARRKLYEMNVVISDTAEYGCYLFDHACRPLLTDFMSKVSTDIIGKGLNTKDLGVDNQELITVNAAIRNHPVEVVGRRLRGYMTAMKKIV